DNA sequence from the Hippoglossus stenolepis isolate QCI-W04-F060 chromosome 17, HSTE1.2, whole genome shotgun sequence genome:
aggcgTTAGTGGGGGTCTCAGAGTAGTAAAGACAGATTCACAAAGACAGAACAAGACACACGTATGCAAACAAAACCTAGAGAACAAACCCTCAATTATTCCACTATACCTTCAAAGGGCGAGTGGACAAATCCTATAAATCCTGTTCTATCCTATTAAGATCAATTGTGTATTAACACAGTGGGTATGTGCTAATCCTGCGTATTATGGGGGGTGATCTTGTCAccgaacacacgcacacacacacacacacacacacatatgcaaaacAACTGCATACACATAAGCACACCCTGCCCCTTTGACCCCTGTCAGGTTGCTCTTCACTaccagcccccccaccctctccacCCGTCAAAACTGCATCAGTGTGGTAGCTCATCCGTGAGGCTGCAATTCTCAGCACACTGCGGCTTTGAAGGGCCTAATAATCTTGTTTGCAGCTCAGTAATCCAGAGAGAAGAAGGATGACAGGGGAGAAGACAGATTAGGGTCCGCTGGGGGAGGGAGGTGGCGGGGGTCAACAGGAGCAATATCTCAAATGGAACAATCAGCTGTTGGCTTTTAAGCCTCACTCGACCAGGAATTATGAACAGTGATGTGCCGTTGAACGGTCTTTGGTACTTTGAAGCACAATTCGAGGACATCTGGCATCAATTCAGTAGATACGTGGCTGccaacatacagtatgtgcattTATTAGAAAGGAGAAGCTAAAGGCGAGAGACATGTACTGTTATAAGGAcaggcttttaaaaaataagtcttttttctttattttttcaaaaaaataagTAGGTTTATACTCCTATAACTTCAAAGTGGGGCATCTGAACAAAATACAATTACTATTATTAAATTGAAGCAGTGAATTACGTTCCATCTGTGGCTGATTCAGAGGGGAGGGGCGGTCGATTAGTGAGCCCAGtcctgacacactgacacacactgacacacacacacacgacttcaGAGACTGATTACTACTTGCCAACCCTAACTCTCACCCTTACCTTAAAACCTGTTTTAAcctttttaatgatttacattaataGGACACCATGAGGAAGTTCCCATAATGtaactgtgtaaacagatttaggtccccacaacattaGTTATACCtggacccccacacacacacacacacacacacacacacacacacacacagctgagcccCTCgtgtaaacaaagacacacagtagaaaatcaaataaaactgatgtTGAGCAATACACTGTATAAAGCtgtggtttcagtttgaaatCGTCTTCAAAAATTACTTTTGACACAAATTGGCAACTCCCCGTGCCctaatatgtaatataatgtcATGTAATTTAAGATACATGGCCGACAGAATCCCTAGCTAAAACTCTAAGATCCTTTTTTGAAAGATTCCTtagaaataaatcacagaaCACATGAACAACAGATACTTTTCTTTCTCATGGACCTGGTGCTTCAACAAAAACTTTTAATGTTGCTGAATTTATGGCCCCTCCCTCCGATGTCTCCTCTCAGCCTCACCTGACATCCTCCAGTTTCCGGGTAAAGACTGAGCCCACGTTGGAGATAGCTGCTCCGGCCTTCAGACTCGCCTGAGAGAGCGTTTCAGACGTCCTTCTATAGCTGGAATAAAGAAGGggaggcggagagagaggggggagggggaggaatgATGGGCAGGAAAAAGGGAGGATATGAGAGTGATGAAAAGAGACTGAGAGATCAAAGAATGCAGGGAGGCATCAAGGTCAGAACTAAACCTCtgggacatttttcattttaaaaaaccaGAGAGCATCAGAATGCTGCTCATTTCCTGTAGCGTCAAACAAGTAACCAAACAGTTTCACTCAGGCCACAGACGAGCTGTCACCACAACTGACATCTTCTTCCTCGCTCAGATGCGAAGGTGCTGCCAGTAAACCATGTTTTCAGGGCATTCAGATACAGAGAAAACTCTCATGATCAGATAAGCAGAGAACAATGATGCATATGTTGGTGGATATGGAAGCTGTTAGTCACGagggctctttttttttccttcaaaagGGCAAGCGACATAAAGGGTGTATTTAGATTTAATTAGCGGCATATGGAACAAATTATTGTATATTTCTGAGCCACTGTGGTGGTGGAGTACGTACGCGTTGGAGGTGGTGACCTCCTGCCAGGTTTTGGTAATGTTCTGTTTCAGCTCATTCAGAGGTGTGATGCCCAGCTTTCTCTTCAGGTCGGCCAACTGCCGCTCCTTGGCTGCAAGAACCTGGGACAGAGTCAGGATCTCATCCtccacctggacacacacacacacacagacatttgcCATATGTGAAGAtcaagcactttttttttcagttagaGAATAAATCATGGGCCGTATCAAaaatggacgacgcatctctgtgaaatgaagccaaaatatcacagattcgagtgctgccatcttgcactgattacatcatttggagccagaaactgtgcagtagtgatcgtggtcccgctgatacacagggtcgaccaatcatgagtcagtctcagcagtaattcatcacattaaaataaaaagcccTATGGCTTGGCCTGTTCAAAGTATATATGGCAAGTTACAACAGAACGGCAGAAAACCTGCAAACTGGTGTATACACACTGTAGAAATAATTCTAACCATTTTCCACCATTAGCATGTACAGCTCTGTTTAAGTACAACAGGTCATGGCTCTTTGAATCGAGGCCTCTTTAATCCCTGACCCGTCCTGACCTTGAACAActcttcctgcagctcctgtcgCTCCTCCTCTGTAATGGCGGGTGGAGGAGGGGCGGGCCCGACAGACGTCACTGCATCTTCTCCCAGCTCTGGGACAGAGTCCGGATGCTGCTGGGTACCTGTGAGGCAAATAAGCAACATATATTTTAATCAAAGCTTCTAAATTGGCATTTCATGTGTATGATAGTTTTTTAAGATATGTTCACATGTGAACATATCTCATGTGTGAGCCCGTGTTTGCTGAGTGACAGCGAACAGGGGACATGAGAGGGGAGGCTGATGTTGGTTGTCAAACTCAAGCTGCTCCtctggaggacgaggagaagaaaggaCGAATAGTTTAAAGATATCAGAGAGTCAGACAAGAAAAATTAAGGATGCCCTTTGATGATGGATGTGGGCGAGCCAGCGAGAGGTGGTGAAGCAGCTAGGACTCGTCTCACAGCAAGGTtcttggttcgaatcccagttcgGCGGAAGCCTTTCTGTGTGAGTTTGCATGAACTCGTGTGTGGGCTTTCtctgtgtgaatggttgtttgtcttatGTTGGCACTCGGATACGCTGGCGAACTCTCCAAGGTCTACCTGCCTCTTgaccaatgtcagctgggattggctcttTAAGGAGAAGCTTTATAAACAATGGATGGATATTAGCTAGGTGCTAGCTGAATGATTTAACTCATTTACAGAGGGAGAAATTAGAAGCTCATCCTCTCGTGTTCCCTCATTATGCTTCACCACTCgtagtttattttgacaatGTTATTGGCTCCGTCCTTTTGCCTGAGGTACGTTAGGAAGAGTTGTGACtgtacagcagcagaaaaacccTCTCTCTCATAAACCCACGTCATATTTTCCctccacacacatttacagtataCACTGTACACACTCAGCTTTGATGTTGCAGTCTCTGACAGAGCTGTgcccagcaggagcagcagtgcatcaataatacaaataacTTTCTAGATGGAGACGTCCTGGGCTCAGACAGCATGAGAGAACACAGGAGCACGGGGGTTGTTAGGATCCGTCAGTCAAAAGGACGACTGCGGGTGAGGATGTTTTGAGCCAGAACTGAGCAGGAATCTGGAACCCCGAACCGGCTCTGaggttgattttctttttatctagTCTCTTCTAgtgtttcataaaaaaaagagaaaacccaAGAGCTGAATAATACAGTGTGAGGGGGGAGGTAGACAAAAAGAAACTGGTGGGGAATAAATTTCAGATGTACACTGTCATCTCAGCAGGAGCCCGAACTATGATGTAAATTGAGAAGAGACAAACTAGACCTGAGAGTAGATTTCATGATTGATCTTTGTAAAGGTGATTTAAATTCTGACCCCACTCCCATCATAGTGCTAGTCAGAGAGCTTGGGTCGGTCTGGCACAGTGCCCCCTGTAGGTTACTAAATTAAAAGGCCCAATGGACTATTTGTCTATTTGAAAAGACGCAGAAAGAGGGGAaacagctagcttagcttagtcCAAGAATTAAAGAGTCCGACTGAACATCGtacaaaatttgaagaatttcCCTAAAGGCGAGATATTGTGTTaacaagaatgggacagacaacatacaaatataatatactaGCTCTCTCCTGAGTGAAGGCATAAAAGATAAAGAACTGTCATTTTTACGTTACCATCCAGACACTGACTATAAACCACATCTTCGTAGATTTCTCCAAACAATTTCTTTCCGATCACATTTGCtagaaaaaaaacgaaacagGAGTCTCCAAACTTTAGCTATTGACTAGTCATTTACAAGTATGCAACAGTAACTTAACAATACAAAACACTTGTAACCACACccatcagtgatgtcacagtgtatTGACACGCCCAGTGGTAAAAAGTTACtgtatacatttgtttttttatgttaatgatGTCAACTGAAATCTATTTTGACTCACTAGTATGAGCTGTTTCCCTTGAATATCTTGTTTCAGCTCAACAAACCCCAAATCGCCTCCTCCCACCTCATTCCACACACTTGGCAGCATTCCTCTCTTTCTCGTCACACACCAATACTCCCCAAAccttaaaaacatttgatctgaGACCGGGATGGATGTTTGGTGAGGACAGAGACACCAAAGACTGTCTCAAAAGCTACTGGTAAAATAACATTTCTCAGCCTTCCCTGTCAAAGAGTGTTTTCATAAGCTGCTGTGAGACAATACTGTTTTTTGGATTGAATTAATGCCATGGGAATAAGCAGTGTGGATGCACCTCAAGGGAGAATACTTACGTGTCAAAATATGCTGGGGAAAAATATGGAGTGGGAGATCCAACTGGAATTCACTGATAAAGCTTTTCAGAGGAAATAGAGGCAGCCGTTACAGTAACTAAGTCAATAGAGAAATATAGAGGAAATAGATGTGGGGGCGTTACAGAAATTAGACGAGACGAAATTTCTTTTCAGGCCACAGCCCTGAAACCACCACAATGTTCCTCTGAAGCATCACACTTCATCTGCCCTCCAGTAGTCGTCCCCCTTCTTGTATTACATTTGACCTCTCCTCTACCCATTACTGGTGACACagcaatgacacacacacacacacacacacacacacacacacacacacacacacacacacacacacacacacacacacacacacacacacacacacacacacacacacacacacacacacacacacacacacacacacacaggaagggaATATACACACCTGCTTACAGAGACTGAATTGTGTAATGGACACTTCCCTTTGTGACACTCGTGCCTCACAAACAAGACGACTCTTCTCTTATAAAAGAGCACTATACTCTTATTTTGATGATCTTCTGCTCAGGAACTGAGTGTGGAGGCAGCTCTGCAGGAGTGAATGTATGCCTCTTTCTGCCCTTGTTAGGGTCCACTGAACTCATGTAGCCTAATTATTTGTTAACTGTATTATATTCACTACTCTGATATTGTGACTAGGCCAGTTTTATTATCtagaagcagaagaaagaaaagtggaacTTCCTTTTTTTGGTCTGGAAGCTGGCAGAAGTTGTGTGAATACAATCACATTACGGTTAAAATTATCACCTCGTGGTTGTATTTAAACACTATGAGGACAATGAGGATCTTGACAATGTGGTAATTTGCCTATAATCCTGGcagcagctttctttctgaaactgtaactGTGGCCTACGATCAACCAGAttctatattttataaaatgaaactgaatttgtcttttttactgCTCAgatgtgtggtttatatacaaATTTGACTGATAtacttaactggtgttattttctCATACATGTCAGAGATCTGTTAAGCAACTggcacaatcttcagacccaagttcataactcttcaaaataaaagctcctcAATTCTGTTCAGTACAAAGCAATGCAGTAACAAAACGAACATCAGGCTTTTCCATGTCGGAGATCCATGTCGGAGATCCATGCTTGACAtcagtgaatgtctgtgtcagtcagatatggtgaaattaaaataatcactATGAAGACTTGAGAATCTCTTTCATATCCAGACAAAATTGGTATTATTAGTAAACTATCTTCACCTGAATCAAACAGAACTGGGACCTTGTAAATCAGAATTACGGCAAAACAGCTGAAACATCTGATTAAGCAATGAAGAAATAATAACCATAGCAAAATGAGTTAAAGTATCTTAATTTtctaaatcaataaaaagtttcaaaaaaagaaatgtaagtgAATTGCTAATCAGCAAAAGTTGCcgtcacacacactgcaactaATTATCACTTGTCCACTCCCCCTTACAGTTTGTGTTCCCCCAAATTCTTCCCGTCCaatgaatgaacacacacacacacacacacacacacacacacacacacacacacacacacacacacacacacacacacacacacacacacacacacacacacacacacacacacacacacacacacacacacacacacacacacacacacacacacacacacacaccctttccTCCTTGTGATACCTCTGGTACTGACAGCCGGCGAGCTGGGCGGCGTGTCACCGTAGGTCGGGGAGAGGTAGAGGTACCTGGTGTTGACTCCTTGCTCAAAGTCAAACGGAGAGTGGTATTCCTCCAGAGGCTCCATGTTTACAGCTCGTGTTGTGCAGCAGGTCGGAGCGACTACCGCCTCCCTGCCACCACCTTAGCAAAACAAGCCAAGCGCTGATTGCCTGCATGTGATCCGGACGCGTGCtggctgtctctgtgtctccttgtTTACAGCATCCtggactcagacacacactctgtgtccaagtgtgtgtgtgaaggaggaGGGTTTTGTGTTGTCTTTCAGGTGTTCAGAAGGTCAGAGTGAGAGTACAGCGGAGATGGTTTccaattttccatttttttcagGCCAAAGAGCTGTGAaccctctgtttctgtcctgcTGATAAGAAGTTACCCGTCTCTTCAGTCAGCTgttgcagcagacacacacgctttctctgcaaacgcacacacaccctcttcTTCTCTAATGTTATCCCAAAAATCTCAGTCCATCCTTCAAACATCCAATTGCGTCCGTTCAGTGCGGTTTCCAGATGCTAGCCCCTGGTAGCAGCGCAGTGACATTGCCTTACACTCCATTTTAAAAACTCCCAGGTCTCTCCGACAattccctccctccatctatccatccctcACTTTCCTGTCATCCAAGGAGGAAATAATAGAGGTCCCATTTGTGTGGGCTGGTCACGTGATGCGAGTGAGTGTGGTGGAGGGGCATTAGATGAAAAGCATAATCTGCAGTGTCCCAGATTACAGCCAAGCGCTAATCCAGGGCGGCCTGTCCATCTtggagcagcagtgatgctagTAGGCTAGAACGGAGGGGACAGGATGCCAGAGGCTAAACTAGGTATTGTGTAGATGAGGGGCAGTTATCTATGTGGTGAAAAGAACATGTAGTCATACAACTGTGTGTTCATGCAAGAGCTGCAACGAATGATTATACTATGAGTAAAGAGTTGGTTTGGGATTTCAACCAATAACCTCACCTCTATTCATAGTATTGACATCATCACTTGTATAAAAGAACACAGGTTTAATGATTTTACAAACCAAGTCCATATTTTTCATCTGAAATTGTCCTGTAATTAAATAACAGTGACCTAATGTTGTGTCAAACACCAACACTGACTTTGTTCATCATAAATGTTCCGttgtatttgctgtgtttttcatgtttgtcaAAGGTGTTCCAGAGAGTTGTGTGAACCACAaaatcctccacactgctcGACTCCATTTTATCTCAACGCATCGGACTCAATGAGCCAGgttagggctgggcaattaaatgaaaatggaaggcGGTATAAATAATCGTTCATTAATCgtaatcgaggtaaaagtttgaaataatcgtgatattTATTTGAAGTTATGTCGCCCAGCCCTATGTCATGTCACAGGAGAGATATGAGCAGAGACATGAG
Encoded proteins:
- the tpd52 gene encoding tumor protein D52 isoform X2, with product MEPLEEYHSPFDFEQGVNTRYLYLSPTYGDTPPSSPAVSTRGTQQHPDSVPELGEDAVTSVGPAPPPPAITEEERQELQEELFKVEDEILTLSQVLAAKERQLADLKRKLGITPLNELKQNITKTWQEVTTSNAYRRTSETLSQASLKAGAAISNVGSVFTRKLEDVRNAPTFRSFEGRVDTLKTKMTPSASATDPGDPGNQESSGPTAETFLNQPGGPPTPEPLMQ
- the tpd52 gene encoding tumor protein D52 isoform X1 — protein: MEPLEEYHSPFDFEQGVNTRYLYLSPTYGDTPPSSPAVSTRGTQQHPDSVPELGEDAVTSVGPAPPPPAITEEERQELQEELFKVEDEILTLSQVLAAKERQLADLKRKLGITPLNELKQNITKTWQEVTTSNAYRRTSETLSQASLKAGAAISNVGSVFTRKLEDVSVRSLQHSASMPVMRNAPTFRSFEGRVDTLKTKMTPSASATDPGDPGNQESSGPTAETFLNQPGGPPTPEPLMQ
- the tpd52 gene encoding tumor protein D52 isoform X3, which encodes MEEAVKGTQQHPDSVPELGEDAVTSVGPAPPPPAITEEERQELQEELFKVEDEILTLSQVLAAKERQLADLKRKLGITPLNELKQNITKTWQEVTTSNAYRRTSETLSQASLKAGAAISNVGSVFTRKLEDVSVRSLQHSASMPVMRNAPTFRSFEGRVDTLKTKMTPSASATDPGDPGNQESSGPTAETFLNQPGGPPTPEPLMQ
- the tpd52 gene encoding tumor protein D52 isoform X4 — protein: MEPLEEYHSPFDFEQGVNTRYLYLSPTYGDTPPSSPAVSTRGTQQHPDSVPELGEDAVTSVGPAPPPPAITEEERQELQEELFKVEDEILTLSQVLAAKERQLADLKRKLGITPLNELKQNITKTWQEVTTSNAYRRTSETLSQASLKAGAAISNVGSVFTRKLEDVR